From the genome of Dryobates pubescens isolate bDryPub1 chromosome 5, bDryPub1.pri, whole genome shotgun sequence, one region includes:
- the BDKRB2 gene encoding B2 bradykinin receptor has translation MVSITTENATQLYNIMATQELTVSPENFHNNSGVHQLKQYVCINPDLWEWLQNFQPGFLWFIFVLGAVENCFVLIVLCFHKSRCTVAEIYLANMALADLMLVCALPFWAINISNMFQWPFGLFLCKAVNIMSHMNFYSSIYFLTLVSIDRYLALVKTMSLGRMRRTVCAKWNTFVVWTCALLICSPTIVFRNLQYFKEYNITACSLVYPAPYWHPANNCLLNTVGFVIPLCVITYCTMQIIKSLHSSELQKIKVVQTEKKATMLVLAVLLLFIVCWLPFQISTFIDTICYFSPTLKCLEEINDIVTQIAVYCAYSNSCLNPVLYVIVGKHFQKKAAEFCKGLFPKRYRRSQSVQMENTLDTLRTSISSDCARKKSIFQLPK, from the coding sequence ATGGTTTCCATCACAACTGAAAATGCTACGCAACTTTACAACATCATGGCCACCCAGGAGCTCACTGTCAGTCCAGAAAATTTCCATAATAATTCAGGAGTGCATCAGCTGAAACAATATGTATGTATTAATCCAGATCTGTGGGAATGGCTACAAAATTTTCAGCCTGGATTCCTCTGGTTTATATTTGTTCTGGGAGCAGTAGAAAATTGCTTTGTCCTCATTGTCCTGTGTTTCCACAAAAGTCGCTGCACAGTGGCTGAAATTTACCTAGCAAACATGGCACTTGCTGACCTGATGTTAGTCTGTGCTTTACCTTTCTGGGCCATTAATATTTCTAATATGTTTCAATGGCCTTTTGGCCTGTTCCTCTGTAAAGCTGTCAACATAATGAGCCATATGAACTTTTATTCAAGCATTTATTTCCTGACGCTAGTGAGCATCGATCGCTATCTGGCCTTGGTGAAAACCATGTCTCTTGGGCGGATGCGACGAACTGTCTGTGCGAAATGGAATACCTTTGTGGTCTGGACGTGTGCATTGCTCATATGCTCACCTACCATTGTGTTCCGAAATCTACAGTATTTCAAAGAATACAACATCACAGCCTGTTCTCTTGTTTACCCAGCCCCCTACTGGCATCCTGCAAACAACTGCTTGCTGAATACTGTGGGCTTTGTGATCCCACTCTGTGTCATTACCTATTGCACTATGCAAATCATCAAAAGCTTACACAGCAGTGAGCTACAAAAAATAAAGGTAGTCCAGACAGAGAAGAAAGCCACCATGCtggtccttgctgtgctcttACTATTTATTGTTTGTTGGCTTCCATTCCAGATCAGCACATTCATTGACACAATATGTTACTTTTCACCTACTTTAAAGTGCCTGGAAGAAATAAATGACATAGTGACACAGATAGCTGTATACTGTGCCTATAGTAACAGCTGTCTGAATCCAGTCCTGTATGTAATTGTTGGGAAGCACTTCCAGAAGAAGGCTGCGGAATTCTGCAAGGGCTTGTTCCCAAAGAGGTACAGAAGATCACAGTCTGTGCAGATGGAAAACACCCTGGACACTTTAAGAACTTCCATTTCAAGTGACTGCGCAAGGAAAAAGTCTATTTTCCAATTACCAAAATAG